A region of Allocoleopsis franciscana PCC 7113 DNA encodes the following proteins:
- a CDS encoding response regulator, protein MNELSADPSSKYILIVDDQPNNLRLLSTTLMDAGYKVKSAISSQMALIGLQTALPELILLDIMMPDMNGYQLCQQLKANTPTKDIPVIFLSALDDEADKLKAFELGGVDYITKPFKTQEVLARVKNQLTLVRQQQRINEQNLQLLQQNLRLEQLNIELVQANTELLRSNKDLEEFAYIAAHDLRSPLQIIKAFTYLLSQKYQGVLDEKAELYITRIVEAGNRMERLIQDLLNYSRIGTKALEVEPLDCNQILQQVLTNLQTEIESSGAAITHEELPTVVGNATQLTQLFQNLICNAIKFRRPEVPPQVKISLEYKDCRAGIAREVENSGSTDMGGEQNPLMMPAERQTCQYNRVGEWVFGVHDNGIGIKPEDFERIFLVFQRLHTSEEYPGTGIGLAICKKIVERHGGHIWVESDPDLGTSFYFTLSITLLHDSETPRASEK, encoded by the coding sequence GTGAATGAACTAAGCGCTGATCCTAGCTCAAAGTATATTTTAATTGTTGACGATCAACCCAATAACCTGCGTCTGTTATCTACCACGCTGATGGATGCCGGGTATAAAGTCAAGAGTGCGATCAGTTCTCAGATGGCTTTAATTGGACTGCAAACAGCCTTGCCTGAGCTGATTTTGCTCGACATCATGATGCCCGACATGAATGGATACCAGTTGTGTCAACAATTGAAAGCCAATACTCCTACCAAAGACATTCCGGTGATTTTCTTGAGCGCTTTGGATGATGAAGCCGATAAATTAAAAGCCTTCGAGTTGGGTGGAGTGGACTACATCACTAAACCCTTTAAAACTCAAGAAGTTTTAGCTCGTGTCAAGAATCAACTCACCCTCGTGCGCCAGCAGCAGAGAATTAACGAGCAAAATCTACAACTTTTGCAGCAAAATCTGCGCCTTGAGCAATTGAATATTGAACTCGTGCAAGCCAATACAGAACTGCTCCGCTCCAACAAAGACTTAGAAGAATTTGCCTATATTGCCGCCCATGACTTGCGATCGCCACTGCAAATTATCAAGGCATTTACCTATTTACTCAGCCAAAAATACCAAGGAGTTCTCGACGAAAAGGCTGAGCTATATATCACTCGCATTGTCGAGGCGGGGAATCGGATGGAGCGGCTAATTCAAGACTTGTTGAATTACTCACGAATTGGCACAAAGGCACTTGAAGTTGAACCGCTTGACTGTAATCAAATCCTCCAACAGGTTCTGACCAATTTGCAAACGGAGATCGAGTCTAGTGGTGCTGCAATCACCCACGAAGAACTACCAACCGTCGTGGGAAATGCTACCCAACTAACACAGTTGTTCCAAAACTTGATATGCAATGCGATTAAATTTCGCCGCCCGGAAGTCCCGCCTCAGGTGAAAATTTCCTTAGAGTACAAAGATTGTAGAGCAGGAATTGCCAGGGAAGTTGAGAATTCCGGCTCAACGGATATGGGAGGAGAACAAAATCCCCTGATGATGCCTGCTGAGCGCCAAACTTGTCAATACAATCGGGTTGGGGAATGGGTATTTGGAGTTCATGACAATGGCATTGGCATAAAACCTGAAGACTTTGAACGGATTTTTCTGGTATTCCAACGCTTACATACCTCGGAAGAGTACCCTGGTACGGGGATTGGTTTAGCCATCTGTAAAAAGATTGTTGAGCGACACGGAGGACACATCTGGGTAGAATCTGACCCTGATTTGGGGACAAGTTTTTACTTTACTTTATCGATAACACTCCTCCATGATTCGGAAACACCAAGAGCCTCAGAAAAGTAA